One window from the genome of Candidatus Zymogenus saltonus encodes:
- a CDS encoding M28 family peptidase: MKFRHIIKTLVIFLFAAAVFAVPICGQEAEHLSAIWEEFTDIPRSRGDRCTDIVGIFKRLGANEIHVERIEGGNGCPGNIIVPIDSNREDGGGAGGCIIVSSHLDMKGEGVGALDNYSGVLMMAALYKEIKGCELKHDFLFIAFDREEEGLLGSKAFVKGSRYKPGKIHAVINFDCLGITLPHPWPEGSSDSLEELFVDVGEKFGHDLSPVSISYVRTDSVPFLKAGIPAITLDGIMPYDVFILDSKFDDPSVVDRNVFFQSYNILLEYILEVDSLLESPDAKSVK, from the coding sequence ATGAAGTTTAGGCATATCATTAAGACATTGGTCATTTTCCTTTTTGCGGCCGCGGTATTCGCAGTGCCGATCTGCGGGCAGGAGGCGGAGCACCTCTCCGCGATCTGGGAAGAGTTTACCGATATCCCCCGATCAAGGGGCGATCGGTGCACGGACATAGTCGGAATATTCAAGCGGCTCGGGGCAAATGAGATCCACGTCGAGAGGATCGAGGGGGGAAACGGCTGTCCTGGGAACATCATCGTCCCGATCGATTCAAATAGGGAGGACGGCGGAGGAGCGGGTGGGTGTATCATTGTCTCCTCCCACCTCGACATGAAGGGGGAGGGCGTCGGCGCCCTGGATAATTACAGCGGCGTCTTGATGATGGCGGCCCTTTACAAGGAGATCAAAGGGTGTGAGCTCAAACACGATTTTCTATTCATCGCCTTCGACAGGGAGGAGGAGGGTCTGTTGGGGTCGAAGGCCTTTGTAAAGGGGAGCAGATATAAGCCGGGGAAGATTCACGCGGTGATAAACTTCGACTGCCTCGGCATTACGCTTCCCCACCCCTGGCCGGAGGGGTCTTCAGATTCTCTGGAAGAGCTTTTTGTGGATGTGGGTGAGAAATTCGGGCACGATCTCTCCCCGGTCTCCATAAGCTATGTCCGTACCGATTCCGTCCCCTTTCTTAAGGCGGGAATCCCCGCCATAACGCTTGACGGCATAATGCCTTACGATGTCTTTATCCTCGACTCGAAATTTGACGACCCCTCGGTTGTCGATCGGAACGTCTTTTTCCAAAGCTACAATATTCTTTTAGAGTATATCCTTGAGGTGGATTCACTCCTTGAGTCGCCGGATGCGAAAAGCGTGAAGTAG
- a CDS encoding SCP2 sterol-binding domain-containing protein has protein sequence MEFWSSEKEPIEAFLKLFDKCMKDKELGESIKKINQLIWFDYTQDGPECSFWVDCRGGNVSSGQGRPKEEPDFTMILSADDAHRSWSNKLSPVMAITKKKVIVKGSAAGLLKLAPKLKNVAVIYNEVLDELGWGDKKL, from the coding sequence ATGGAATTCTGGAGCAGCGAAAAGGAGCCGATAGAGGCCTTTTTGAAGTTGTTCGACAAGTGCATGAAGGACAAGGAGCTGGGCGAAAGCATCAAAAAGATAAATCAATTGATCTGGTTTGACTACACCCAGGACGGCCCGGAGTGCTCCTTCTGGGTGGACTGCCGCGGGGGTAATGTTTCGTCGGGACAGGGAAGGCCGAAGGAAGAACCGGATTTTACGATGATCCTTTCCGCGGACGACGCCCACCGGTCCTGGTCAAACAAGCTGAGCCCGGTTATGGCAATAACGAAAAAGAAGGTCATCGTCAAGGGCTCCGCAGCGGGCCTTTTGAAGCTTGCTCCCAAGCTCAAGAATGTGGCGGTTATTTACAACGAGGTCCTTGACGAGCTCGGCTGGGGTGACAAGAAGCTGTAG
- a CDS encoding gliding-motility protein MglA encodes MRVNFQKKEMIMKIVYFGPSQGGKTTNLRYIHTRLSPEVKGRFMSINTQEDRTLFFDFFDVTTSAKIRGGRIKIRFELYTVPGQVKYEETRRLVMRGADGVVFVSDSQEDKMAENIYSRADLDEILMHYRQDPKIFPTVIQYNKRDLPNVASIEKLRDALNPRNNPDFSSIAITGTNIMETLNKVSSEIIRVNRNRFA; translated from the coding sequence ATGCGAGTCAACTTTCAAAAAAAAGAGATGATCATGAAGATCGTCTACTTCGGTCCGAGCCAGGGGGGAAAGACCACAAACCTCCGATACATTCACACCCGCCTTTCGCCCGAGGTAAAGGGACGATTCATGTCCATCAACACTCAGGAGGACAGGACGCTCTTCTTCGATTTTTTTGACGTTACCACATCGGCGAAGATACGCGGCGGTCGAATTAAAATTCGATTCGAGCTTTACACCGTCCCGGGCCAGGTCAAATACGAGGAGACCAGGAGGCTTGTGATGAGGGGGGCGGACGGCGTTGTCTTCGTCTCCGACTCCCAGGAAGACAAGATGGCGGAAAATATCTACTCCAGGGCGGACTTGGACGAGATCCTCATGCACTATCGCCAGGACCCCAAGATCTTCCCCACCGTTATCCAGTACAACAAGCGCGACCTTCCAAACGTCGCCTCCATTGAAAAGCTGAGAGATGCCTTGAACCCGAGGAACAATCCGGACTTCTCATCCATCGCCATTACAGGCACGAATATCATGGAGACCCTAAACAAGGTGTCCTCCGAGATTATCAGGGTAAACAGAAACAGGTTCGCGTAG
- a CDS encoding L,D-transpeptidase family protein produces MMNKRSVLRWFSIAVSCLLVYALLFLSGCGSPIIPRKSKPMVNVYNGARAYCTKVGVKGLAREVNKKLVENEYIVGEPKNLADYRVETEIIFNPVDEDYAKDVFDIVKVGKLLPQEEVSEGSVQIILGMDAVVPTFETLKVENKILVLNSTRRKGLAKSIAVTIDHNLSKKYMFYTPDDADRYFHETVIYYPPNLSDVAKEVREAVGYGEMKEVENLKDVVVVLGLEFDPRTKARLGLDKDENLPEVRIIIKKTDFMLRGYDLSGSLLFEYPVSIGKNPDLEDKKEMGDNRTPEGTFKVVSIEDSSSWVFEGEYAYGPWFIRLATQPWTGIGIHGTNEPEKIGMPVSRGCIRLHNEHLEKLMKVVKIGSTVEIRH; encoded by the coding sequence ATGATGAATAAAAGGTCTGTTTTAAGGTGGTTCAGCATCGCTGTTTCGTGTCTTTTGGTTTATGCCCTTCTTTTTCTCTCCGGGTGCGGCTCGCCGATAATTCCGAGGAAATCAAAGCCGATGGTGAATGTGTATAACGGCGCCAGGGCGTACTGCACAAAGGTGGGTGTGAAGGGACTCGCCAGAGAGGTGAACAAGAAGCTGGTGGAGAATGAATACATCGTTGGAGAGCCGAAGAACCTCGCCGATTACAGGGTGGAGACGGAGATAATATTCAATCCGGTGGATGAAGATTACGCAAAGGATGTTTTTGATATTGTGAAGGTGGGAAAACTCCTCCCTCAGGAGGAGGTCTCGGAGGGGAGCGTTCAGATAATCCTCGGAATGGACGCCGTGGTGCCGACGTTCGAGACCCTGAAGGTGGAGAATAAAATTCTGGTGTTGAATTCCACAAGGCGAAAGGGGCTTGCGAAGAGTATAGCGGTGACGATCGACCATAATCTTTCAAAAAAATACATGTTTTACACCCCGGACGACGCGGATCGCTACTTCCACGAGACGGTGATATATTATCCCCCGAATCTCTCGGATGTGGCCAAAGAGGTCAGGGAGGCCGTGGGTTATGGAGAGATGAAGGAGGTTGAGAACCTGAAGGATGTGGTCGTTGTCTTGGGGCTCGAATTCGATCCAAGGACCAAGGCGAGGCTGGGCCTTGACAAGGATGAGAATCTCCCCGAAGTCAGGATTATAATCAAGAAGACCGATTTCATGCTCAGGGGGTATGACCTCTCGGGCAGCCTACTCTTTGAATATCCGGTCTCCATCGGCAAAAACCCCGACCTTGAGGACAAGAAGGAGATGGGGGACAACCGCACACCGGAGGGGACGTTCAAGGTGGTCTCCATAGAGGACAGCTCCTCGTGGGTATTCGAGGGGGAATACGCCTACGGCCCCTGGTTTATCAGGCTTGCCACCCAGCCGTGGACGGGGATCGGCATACACGGGACCAACGAGCCGGAAAAGATAGGGATGCCGGTATCGAGGGGCTGTATAAGGCTTCACAACGAGCATCTCGAAAAACTGATGAAGGTTGTTAAGATCGGCTCGACCGTGGAGATTCGTCACTGA
- the kdsB gene encoding 3-deoxy-manno-octulosonate cytidylyltransferase produces the protein MTRKFLKGFGGRSVAHVVAVIPARYDSVRFPGKVLALLDGRPIIEHVARRTAAAKTVNRIIVATDDRRIADRITDSIKVFGAEVVMTSREHRTGTDRIGEAVENIRCDIVVNVQGDEAAIEPRAIDDAVRPLIDEPDLEMSTLSADIKEEGDLLSPNVVKVVIDKRGYALYFSRSPIPFCRDNSAGGKMRFNPSSSLCKKHIGLYVFRRDFLDKYIRLPMTPLERAESLEQLRVLENGYRIKVINTEYDFVGVDSPEDLERLENLVREGRLIL, from the coding sequence ATGACCCGCAAGTTTTTGAAAGGCTTTGGGGGTAGGTCTGTGGCCCATGTAGTTGCGGTAATTCCAGCGAGGTACGACTCGGTGAGGTTCCCGGGGAAGGTCCTGGCACTGCTTGACGGGAGGCCGATAATCGAGCATGTAGCCCGGAGGACAGCTGCGGCAAAGACCGTAAACAGGATCATCGTCGCCACCGATGACCGGAGGATCGCCGATAGAATCACGGATTCGATCAAGGTCTTCGGTGCCGAGGTCGTCATGACATCCAGGGAGCACAGGACAGGGACGGACCGAATCGGCGAGGCGGTTGAAAATATCCGGTGTGACATCGTCGTAAACGTTCAGGGGGACGAGGCGGCCATAGAGCCGAGGGCGATAGATGATGCCGTCAGACCTCTTATCGATGAACCGGATCTTGAAATGTCTACGCTCTCCGCCGACATCAAGGAGGAGGGAGACCTCCTGTCTCCCAACGTCGTCAAGGTCGTTATTGATAAGAGGGGATACGCCCTTTATTTCTCCAGGAGCCCGATCCCATTTTGTCGTGATAACAGTGCCGGCGGAAAGATGAGATTCAATCCCTCATCAAGTCTTTGCAAAAAACATATAGGGCTTTATGTCTTCAGGAGGGATTTCTTGGATAAATACATAAGGCTTCCGATGACGCCCCTGGAGAGGGCGGAGAGCCTCGAGCAGCTGAGGGTATTGGAAAACGGGTACAGGATAAAGGTGATAAACACCGAGTACGATTTTGTGGGGGTTGATTCTCCGGAAGACCTCGAGAGGCTTGAAAACCTTGTAAGAGAAGGAAGGTTGATACTATGA